A DNA window from Drosophila virilis strain 15010-1051.87 chromosome 4, Dvir_AGI_RSII-ME, whole genome shotgun sequence contains the following coding sequences:
- the gcm2 gene encoding transcription factor glial cells missing 2 has translation MVVLNGYTFKAHYQQLSQPEQQPQLQQQQHQQSQEIHLQPSASGMTTHKGKRDWDINDAIVPQVADIEFDEFSEWSDGHVRLVYSVHNEEAKKHISGWAMRNTNNHNVNILKKSCLGVLVCSHHCTLPNGSKINLRPAICDKARRKQEGKACPNKSCRGGRLEIKPCRGHCGYPVTHFWRHSGNAIFFQAKGVHDHLRPDPKNSSVSKRAFGRVSLTGSKASSTSVARAPSAPKKSVMAGLVKQVKQQQNLMGKVLKRSNASNPLGHSALEIYQFNACGKCTTYSHCTCSYLEETTRAHQLSQTSNYMSSSWPLANADSAPCESSGNVYTVNHQHITYNYPIYHATPAAATAAPSKSPSLPYTCISELAAYQPALNMQSSSSYSNAIASSCQQLAYESSPQLATPEPEFINYSQIKHLGNGTELGCKNETMPTIKYNATVETQPVPGYAASVEDNYDYYYNRESHKSDYELQQQFGNVSGHAHYYESANSYSGVSYFDTGTTAPGNGNGISSASASAGFSGSGMNPSNASLDPGSYGSYYDHYANYEQQMAAANGFAAAGSAASSSVGAAPTVAVAPPTPTLTYHHHHHHHLHHASQHAPQSTHAAH, from the exons ATGGTTGTTTT AAATGGCTACACCTTCAAGGCACACTATCAACAACTCTCGCAACcggagcagcagccacagctacagcagcaacagcatcagcagagCCAAGAGATTCACTTGCAGCCATCGGCCAGCGGGATGACGACGCATAAGGGCAAACGGGATTGGGATATTAACGATGCGATCGTGCCGCAGGTGGCCGACATTGAGTTCGATGAGTTCAGCGAGTGGAGCGACGGGCATGTTCGTCTGGTCTACTCGGTGCACAACGAGGAGGCCAAGAAGCACATCTCTGGCTGGGCGATGCGCAACACCAACAACCACAACGTGAACATACTGAAGAAGAGCTGCCTGGGTGTGCTGGTCTGCTCGCACCACTGCACGCTGCCCAACGGCTCCAAGATCAATCTGCGCCCGGCCATCTGCGACAAGGCGCGCCGCAAGCAGGAGGGCAAGGCCTGCCCCAACAAGAGCTGTCGCGGCGGGCGACTGGAGATAAAGCCCTGCCGCGGACACTGCGGCTACCCGGTGACACATTTCTGGCGGCACTCGGGCAATGCCATCTTCTTTCAGGCCAAGGGCGTGCACGATCATCTGCGGCCCGACCCCAAGAACTCCAGCGTCTCGAAGCGTGCCTTCGGCCGGGTCTCCCTGACGGGCAGCAAGGCAAGCAGCACATCCGTGGCCAGGGCGCCCAGTGCGCCCAAAAAGTCGGTCATGGCGGGCTTGGTCAAGCAGGTGAAG cagcaacagaatcTCATGGGCAAGGTGCTCAAGCGCAGCAACGCCAGCAATCCGCTGGGCCACTCGGCCTTGGAAATATATCAATTCAATG CCTGTGGCAAGTGCACCACGTACAGCCACTGCACGTGCAGCTATCTGGAGGAGACGACGCGCGCCCATCAGCTCAGTCAAACGTCCAACTATATGAGCAGCTCCTGGCCGCTGGCCAACGCTGATTCCGCGCCCTGCGAGTCGTCGGGCAATGTATATACCGTGAACCATCAGCACATTACCTACAACTATCCCATTTATCATGCCACGCCCGCTGCCGCAACTGCCGCGCCGAGCAAGTCGCCCAGCTTGCCCTACACGTGCATCTCGGAGCTGGCCGCCTATCAGCCGGCGCTCAACATGCAGTCCAGCTCCAGCTACAGCAATGCCATcgccagcagctgccagcagcTGGCGTACGAATCCAGTCCGCAGCTGGCCACGCCGGAGCCGGAGTTTATCAACTACTCGCAAATAAAGCATCTGGGCAACGGCACGGAGCTGGGCTGCAAGAATGAAACGATGCCCACCATCAAGTACAATGCGACCGTGGAGACGCAGCCTGTGCCGGGCTATGCGGCCAGCGTGGAGGACAACTACGACTATTACTACAATCGCGAATCCCACAAGTCCGACTacgagctgcagcagcagttcgGCAACGTATCCGGCCATGCACACTACTACGAGAGCGCCAATAGTTACAGCGGCGTTAGTTACTTCGACACGGGCACCACAGCGCCGGGTAATGGCAACGGCAtcagcagcgccagcgccagtgCCGGCTTTAGCGGCAGCGGAATGAACCCAAGCAATGCGAGTCTTGATCCTGGCAGCTACGGCAGCTACTACGATCACTATGCCAACTACGAGCAACAGATGGCGGCGGCGAACGGCTTTGCTGCCGCTGGGAGCGCTGCGTCAAGCAGCGTAGGCGCCGCGCCAACAGTGGCAGTGGCGCCACCTACACCAACGCTCACCTATCATcaccatcaccatcatcatttACACCACGCGTCGCAACACGCCCCGCAATCAACACACGCGGCCCATTGA
- the Trx2 gene encoding thioredoxin-2: MVYAVKDVNDFKTQLTNAGDKLVVVDFFATWCGPCKMIAPKLEELSQQYAEKIVVIKVDVDECEDIAMEYNISSMPTFLFIKNSVKVEEFAGANAGRLAETIQKLI, encoded by the exons ATGGTGTACGCAGTTAAAGACGTG AACGACTTCAAGACGCAGCTGACGAATGCTGGCGACAAGCTGGTCGTTGTGGACTTCTTTGCCACCTGGTGTGGACCCTGCAAGATGATTGCGCCCAAGCTGGAGGAACTGTCGCAGCAGTATGCCGAAAAGATAGTCGTGATCAAG GTCGATGTGGACGAGTGCGAAGACATCGCCATGGAGTACAACATTTCCAGCATGCCCACGTTCCTGTTCATCAAGAACTCCGTCAAGGTGGAGGAGTTCGCCGGCGCCAATGCCGGCCGACTGGCCGAGACTATTCAGAAGCTCATTTAA
- the LOC6634035 gene encoding esterase E4 encodes MEYMACLFNRLVVLLVVVLLPRFCLAEEPRDGDPVVTTSLGLIQGTIMSSFSKKTIYAFRGVPYAQPPVGDLRFLPPRPAVAWGPAIFNATSDSLICPQTGITLFMSEDCLKLNVFTKNLTASLPVIVYIHGGANVMGSGHSQYEAGPQYLLEHDVVMVAFNYRLGALGFLSGSNNAYLDQVMALEWVQSHISRFGGNPKKVTLLGLSAGAMAVSLHLASPLSTDLFHGAILMSGSATNHFSIHNMFWTRLLARQLACPMYDLFDLTECLRNVTWQRIVEVCSNWEQYKFVNMKWNYEIDGYFMPQHPSALIGKGMFNRVPLLVSFTSNEMDYTTLGKLENDLLLHDIITNFNEYAPELFLYEYDAKKTRRIKNFYLGADTNELNATNIEQLGQIFSDGIIGHGVYRLVEMAREYTEVYYTRMDYIGKRSLSAPLTAEGLPKGVGHADDWQYVMPGLWYGSLMSQDHKDIFMMERLTGWITHFATAGQPMVISSQFWPPCSNTQMLLLYNNNDTRLGAPAFVDRYAVWDQLFPDTHANGAAQCQLQLVSVVVVAVGVVLSGLLCKLM; translated from the exons ATGGAATATATGGCTTGCCTATTTAATCGGCTGGTGGTGCTGTTagtggtggtgctgctgccacGTTTCTGCCTTGCCGAAGAGCCACGTGATGGCGATCCTGTGGTGACCACCTCCTTAGGTCTCATCCAAGGCACTATTATGAGCAGCTTTAGCAAAAAGACGATCTATGCGTTTCGCGGAGTGCCCTACGCTCAGCCACCTGTGGGTGATCTACGGTTCCTGCCACCCAGACCCGCCGTGGCCTGGGGACCTGCGATATTCAATGCCACATCCGATTCGCTGATCTGTCCGCAGACGGGCATTACATTATTTATGAGCGAGGATTGCCTCAAGCTGAATGTCTTTACCAAAAATCTAACTGCCAGTCTGCCAGTGATTGTTTATATACACGGTGGTGCCAATGTGATGGGCAGTGGTCACAGCCAGTACGAGGCTGGGCCACAATATCTGCTGGAGCACGATGTGGTTATGGTAGCCTTCAATTATCGGCTGGGCGCCCTGGGCTTTTTGTCCGGCAGCAACAATGCCTATCTGGATCAGGTAATGGCGTTAGAGTGGGTACAGTCTCATATATCTAGGTTTGGCGGCAATCCCAAAAAGGTTACCCTTTTGGGCTTGAGTGCAGGCGCCATGGCTGTGAGTCTGCATTTGGCCTCGCCCTTGTCAACCGATCTATTCCATGGAGCCATACTCATGAGCGGCTCGGCAACGAATCACTTTAGCATACACAATATGTTCTGGACGCGTCTCTTGGCTCGACAGCTGGCCTGCCCCATGTACGATTTGTTCGACCTGACCGAGTGCCTGCGCAATGTCACCTGGCAGCGCATTGTGGAAGTCTGCAGTAATTGGGAGCAGTACAAATTCGTGAACATGAAGTGGAACTACGAAATCGATGGCTACTTTATGCCCCAGCACCCCAGCGCTTTGATAGGCAAAGGCATGTTCAATCGGGTGCCCCTGCTGGTCAGCTTCACCAGCAACGAGATGGACTATACCACGCTGG GGAAACTGGAGAATGATCTTCTGTTGCACGATATCATTACGAACTTCAATGAATATGCGCCAGAACTATTTCTATACGAATACGATGCAAAAAAGACCAGGCGCATCAAGAACTTCTATCTGGGCGCAGATACCAACGAGCTGAACGCCACAAATATCGAGCAGCTCGGGCAAATCTTCTCCGATGGCATCATAGGTCATGGCGTTTACCGTCTGGTGGAGATGGCACGCGAATACACCGAAGTCTATTACACACGCATGGACTACATAGGCAAGAGGAGTCTTTCGGCGCCCCTGACCGCAGAGGGACTGCCCAAAGGTGTTGGTCATGCGGATGACTGGCAGTACGTGATGCCTGGCCTGTGGTATGGCTCGCTCATGAGCCAGGACCACAAGGATATCTTCATGATGGAGCGTCTAACCGGTTGGATTACCCACTTTGCCACGGCGGG GCAGCCTATGGTCATCTCTAGCCAATTCTGGCCCCCCTGCAGTAATACTcagatgctgctgctctacaacaacaatgataCCAGGTTGGGTGCACCCGCCTTCGTTGACCGCTATGCCGTCTGGGATCAGCTTTTTCCCGACACACATGCCAATGGCGCTGCCCAATGCCAACTTCAGCTCGTTtctgtcgtcgtcgtcgccgtcggtGTGGTCCTCTCCGGACTGCTCTGTAAATTAATGTAG
- the LOC6634036 gene encoding juvenile hormone esterase, whose translation MWQLFGLLLLLGSALCSELTKTLDEDEDVPIGSDKELSDLVITTALGKIRGTILPSQAGRNFYAFRGIPYAKAPVDNLRFKPPEPVEQWFDIFDATFDGPKCPQPGLFSDDVSEDCLRLNIYSRDLPSESRPNPKKPVIVFIHPGGFYSLSGQSKNFAGPQYFMDRNLVLVTFNYRLGTLGFLATGTQQAPGNMGLKDQVQLLRWLKLHISRFGGDPNAITLLGYGAGAMAITLHMVSPMSQGLFHRAIVMSGAATGQWSLPEHQMDVAKKQAALLQCDTEDTDEMLSCLRGKHYLEYANTLPRMFDFGRNNPLILWKPVVEPDFGQERFLIEDPVRSYQNGDFMKIPIITGMTKDEFVGPAISILQSPALLSAFNDNFKALAPICFLYNASSPRAQNISQELRQHYFGHLPLEANSSLQSLATLYSDALTGFGVHRFVHLAARSTKVYYYRFAYQGGRSHIHYPEDAPYGVVHHDDLMYLFVEPSISRMFTEDDDEFRMVDIMTRMFSAFAYKGDPNKPSDEKLRNIRWRPFSFKKRYYLDIGDELILQEGLNAARYEIWKRLFPLNWRRQTKERWLSQYI comes from the exons ATGTGGCAACTGTTtggattgctgctgcttcttggcAGCGCTCTATGCAGCGAACTGACCAAGACActggatgaggatgaggacGTGCCCATCGGCAGCGATAAGGAGCTCTCGGATCTGGTTATTACCACAGCATTGGGTAAAATCCGTGGCACGATATTGCCTTCACAGGCAGGTCGCAATTTTTATGCGTTCCGGGGCATACCCTATGCCAAGGCGCCCGTGGACAATCTGCGCTTCAAGCCGCCGGAGCCGGTAGAACAATGGTTCGACATATTCGATGCCACCTTCGACGGACCCAAGTGCCCGCAGCCGGGCCTGTTCAGTGACGATGTGAGCGAGGATTGCCTGAGGCTGAACATCTACTCACGCGACCTGCCCAGCGAGTCGCGTCCGAACCCCAAGAAGCCCGTCATTGTGTTCATACATCCTGGTGGCTTCTACTCGCTGTCTGGCCAGAGCAAGAACTTTGCGGGTCCCCAGTATTTCATGGATCGCAACCTGGTGCTGGTTACCTTCAACTATCGCCTGGGCACACTGGGATTTCTGGCCACTGGCACGCAGCAGGCGCCAGGCAACATGGGCCTCAAGGACcaggtgcagctgctgcgctggCTAAAGCTGCATATCTCACGCTTTGGCGGCGATCCAAACGCGATTACACTGCTGGGCTATGGAGCTGGCGCCATGGCCATAACCCTGCACATGGTGTCGCCCATGTCGCAGGGCTTGTTCCATCGCGCCATTGTGATGAGTGGCGCCGCAACGGGCCAGTGGTCGCTGCCGGAGCATCAAATGGACGTGGCCAAAAAGCAGGCCGCATTGCTGCAGTGCGACACAGAGGATACGGACGAAATGCTGAGCTGCCTGCGTGGG AAACATTATTTGGAATATGCGAATACCCTGCCACGCATGTTTGACTTTGGACGCAACAATCCGCTGATATTGTGGAAGCCCGTGGTGGAGCCGGACTTTGGACAGGAGCGTTTCCTAATTGAGGATCCCGTGCGCAGCTATCAGAATGGCGACTTTATGAAGATACCCATCATAACGGGCATGACCAAGGATGAGTTTGTGGGCCCAGCTATAT CTATTCTGCAGAGCCCCGCCTTGCTCAGCGCCTTTAATGACAACTTTAAGGCTCTGGCACCCATCTGTTTCCTCTACAATGCCAGCAGTCCACGTGCCCAGAACATCAGTCAGGAACTGCGACAGCATTATTTTGGCCATTTGCCGCTCGAGGCGAACAGCTCGCTTCAGTCCCTGGCCACACTATACTCGGATGCATTGACGGGCTTTGGCGTACACCGCTTCGTGCATCTGGCTGCGCGTTCCACCAAGGTCTACTACTATCGATTTGCCTATCAGGGTGGACGCAGCCACATACATTATCCGGAGGATGCGCCCTACGGTGTAGTGCATCACGATGATctaatgtatttatttgtggAGCCATCGATCAGTCGCATGTTTACGGAGGACGACGATGAGTTTCGCATGGTCGACATCATGACACGCATGTTCTCCGCATTTGCGTACAAGGG GGATCCCAATAAGCCCAGCGATGAGAAGCTGCGCAACATTCGCTGGCGCCCGTTCAGCTTTAAGAAGCGCTACTATCTGGACATTGGCGACGAGCTCATCCTGCAGGAGGGCCTCAATGCTGCACGCTATGAGATCTGGAAGCGCCTGTTTCCGCTCAACTGGCGACGTCAGACCAAGGAGCGCTGGCTCAGCCAGTACATCTAA